The Kryptolebias marmoratus isolate JLee-2015 linkage group LG21, ASM164957v2, whole genome shotgun sequence genome segment GAAGGTCATAATTGTTGTCAAATGAATTTTATAGTGGGCAGAAAAAGTATTCACGACCTTATTATTCTTTCCATTTGTTGTCTTATTTACAATGTAATTAAATGGAACCGATGCTACgtactgaacacacacaggtgtcGTCTGTTAAACcgatatgtgtgtgtttgtgtgtgttggtctcACGTGAAATAGAAGAGCGCCGTGAGCAGAAGAAACACTCCTCCGGCGACGCtcgtgaagatcagcagctcgCGGTTGAGGAAACTCCTGATAAACGCGACGCTCGTCTTCCACGCTCGCCCGCCTTTGCCTTCCTGTAGCGTCCTGAGGCTCAGGGCGATGGGCAGGCCAAACGTAATCGGGTAGATCTTCATGTGAACAGAGAGGCCGTAGAGAACGGCTGCCCACACCAGATGTCCGGCTAGGAGGCAGAAATAAAGACACGTAATCAGAACAGATGCTGTTTTAACACTTTATGGTAAAATAATCAGTAAAATCTGCCTCACCTTCCTTGCAGAGCAACACCCCGAGAACCAGAGCGGCCAGAATCGACTCTGCGTTCCCTCGACTCGACACTCCCACAGGAAGAGGGTTGAGAAGCCACAGAGAAGAAATCTGACCTGCAGcctgagcaaaacaaacaaaacacacatatttatttttttaattatttgaaagCGTAAACTTGAATAAGTTCAGAACCAACAGGCTCACCTTGCAGCTCAGGCCTCGTAAGCGGAGGATTTTATGGATGAGCACCCCGGAGAGCACGTCGCACACGATGAAGAGGATCTTACCGAACAGCAGGCTGAGGTAGATGTTCGGGGTGAGAAGCCAGGCCAGGAGGGGGGTGTATCGATACGTTGACCTGCTGTATGGAGACTCACCCTGAGAGAAAAcgaacaaaataagaaataaactgttAGTTCAAACTGGATGCAACTTTTAGTTAGAACgtgtttagctacttttagctagagatttgttacttttagctagtgttcagcTTATTTTAGCTTGAACCCAGCTTCCCCTGTTTTCcataaaatgctatttttctatttatatttatttaagattaaaagttaggaataaaaaatgataaaactgcaTTAATCATTGTACTCCTGCTTATCACAAGTCAACCCTGTAAGTAACTCATAAAACTTTCCGGAACGTGTTTATTTATAACAGGTGTGTTTTCTTACCTGCGTGACGAACCTGGCAGCGTCCGTGAACACCTGGTAGTCGATATCCGTGTATTTCACCGCCATGTTCCGGTCCTGGTAGTCTCCATAAGCGACCAGAACCAGCCGGACAACCAGGGAAGACGTGAAAAGGACGCGCTTCTCCGTGAGCTTGGACAGAAACGTCTCCATCAGCACCAGAACCTCACAGAACCGCGCAGAACCCCGAGTACCGACAGCCAGGAGCCACTCAGCGGTTCGGGCCTAAAACACTTCCGCTAAGCTGTCCGCGGCGCCattacaaaatgtaaatttaccaaaataatcGAAAATTTAACGCAATTATATGGATATTTATTGctaatattaataaatgaatGACCAGACTTCAAATATATCAACGCGGAAGTCTACCGGAAATACgcatcttcttcttctacaaTCTTCTTCTTATGCcgtttaatggcggttggcaaacaacttgtggtgtgcattaccgccacctactggtatggagtgtggttcgaGATGGTTTAATTCCTGTTgcttatttctttatgttttacaggaacacaaattttattaaacagtttttttttcaaaagtcttattataatttgtatatgtttgCTCCCCAAGTTTTCGTTGAATGTCAAGCGCCATTCGGAATTATAACGactctgctgccacctgctggacgCAGAGCGCTACTGCAGCTTTCCATTTTAACCAGtgcttatttaattttttttaatttattttttaaaactatcagGCTCTGGATAATAAGAAAACCCTTTTCCACCACTCTGAAAAAAGACAATCTAAGTCATAACTATGAGTTTGTATTTAATAATGAGTTAGCATTTAATATATCTTAAAATTATGATTAATCATGTCATAAATATGGGGCAATAGTTCATAAATGACTTAGTTGTTCCAGCGTTTTATAACATACTCATAGCTGTGACTTTTCATTATTagatgtttataaataaaacttcttttaaCTGATTCTCTCATCCTAACCTTGTCTTAAGTatttcttgtcttgttttttctccaaCATCAACTCAGTTTATGAGTCTACCTTTTGGTCGTCGTGCTTAAATCAGTTGCTCAGATAAAACGCCACCCGTTCTGGTTTTCAACACcattgtttttcctgttcactAGCTGATCCGCTGTTGTGGCTGACGACGCCTATCGGAGCAAGAAAGTACCAGAACCTGCTAAAGTTTAGTtcaaaaatgtccttttctgTTTGGTACATTACTCCAAAACGTTAGTGTGTGACAGAAGATGCTTGTTTGAAACAGAACTCCCACCATCTTTGGATAAAAGCATCCGACTAACATCAaccaacatttaacaaaaaggcttaaaaacaaataaatcaaacaacttGTCAtcattattctgtttgtttcatcagattcaacaacaaaccaataaacagtgctataaattaaaatgtacctaaaatattaaatgtatttaaattattcttaAATAAGACATCACAAAGGCtaatcacacatttttatttcatgtgtaAAAGCACATGGATACAGTTACTGACGAGGACCAACTTCCTGTAAATTCTTGCTCTTTATGGTGGATATTTCTTATTTTGACTTAACTGCGCTGCCACTACAATTAtcttattgctttttttgtttaaaggtaaaatgtcaaataattaAAGTTAAGTTGTGGTCATAAAGTGCAAATAATAGCCGACGCCTGAGCTGCCAGGTGACAAAAGTTATGTTACTTTAAGGCAAAACACACGATAGCAGGTGAAACAATGGTAGCATTTTTAGCAAGGCActcaaaagatgttttaaaaaatcctttttttcttcaagctgGTGTGAAACCTGCAAGACATCGATCCTGGTAAACTGCTTGGTAACCTCCCTCCTGCTGTAAGCCGGCGCCGCTCACTCAGGAGAGCAGTAACGGCCAGCAAAGAGGACGCTCATGGAGGGGTTGTGTcggatgaagaagaagaaggggtgGTCCGCGATGAAGATGGAAGGGCGCATGGCGCAGCGCAGCATCATGACGGCTGCAGTGGCTGCGGCTGCCTCAGTTCCCTCCTCGTTCACCTCCACAAAGGCTTTGTGGTAAacttcagacacaaacaggtcGTTGGCCGGGGACATGCCTGTAACAAGAGGGGGGCGTTACCACATTGATCAAAGAGCGCACAGATCTGACTTTACTTTAGCTGCAAACAGATCGTCCTACCGGAGAAGTCGCTCTTTCTCACGTCGAAGGCGTCCACCATTCCCATGATGATCAGGAAGGTCTTCAAGTCGTATTTCGCCTCCATCTTAAAACGGGGAAGGCCCACCTGGACCTCAACGTTATCCATCATGTCTGGGCGAGTCCACTCCACGAAGTTCTCGTACGTCAACTGCTTCTCCAGCTGAGCGTGGAGACATGAAACCAGTCAGTACTTCGTACACGTCTTTAATACAAGCCCAAACAGACGTCCTACCTTCTCCAGCCCTGTTGTGTTGTCCTCCATGTTATTGGGGAGAAAGATGAGCATGCTGAGCTCCTTCCCTTTGTAAGGCATCTCCAGGATCTGTCAGACATgcagatttaaatttattggCACACAAGGGCGATCAAACTCACAAAGATCTGAAAGCTTCCACACAGACATCAACGGGAGTTTGGTGAGAAAGTGGTAAAAACCCAACCTTCTCTGGATCGGATGAACAGAGCTACCTGGCAGTCGGCTTCAGAGATGTAGGTCAAGGGGAACTTAGATTTCTGGTACATCATCTTCACCGACTTAGTTtcattctgaaaacaaaacagaaaaaagaaacttgagACTTTGTtgttccatcatggccgccccctAAATCCTGTGGAATTTGAGCCTTTTTGACCTGATAACAGCCTTTAAGCTATTCAAagtagtaaaacaaacaaatctttgaaGACCTATCATTAAACTAAGACCATGGCTGATCTGTGGACTCGCCCAGACATGGTGGGCCTCCAACACAAAGCCGTAGTTTCAGCGTTTTACCTTGTTGAGTTTGAACGGAGTATCACGGGTGGCGCTCGCCACAAACTGCTTGTTCCAGTCGCCTTTGAAGTAGATGGCGTTGACCAGCACCAGCTTGGTCAAGCTGTTCACTGCGCCCTGGCCCAGAATCTCCTTAATTTTAtctaataaaacagaacagatgtGCAGAAATTTCACATATACACTTGAAATAGCAATTTTCTAGACAAGCAACAGGAAACTGATAGATCTGATAGATGCCCGCCTTTCACGCAGAGCATCACCCGCCTTTCACACAGAGCATCACCCGCCTTTCACACAGAGCATCACCCGCCTTTCACACAGAGCATCACCNNNNNNNNNNNNNNNNNNNNNNNNNNNNNNNNNNNNNNNNNNNNNNNNNNNNNNNNNNNNNNNNNNNNNNNNNNNNNNNNNNNNNNNNNNNNNNNNNNNNNNNNNNNNNNNNNNNNNNNNNNNNNNNNNNNNNNNNNNNNNNNNNNNNNNNNNNNNNNNNNNNNNNNNNNNNNNNNNNNNNNNNNNNNNNNNNNNNNNNNNNNNNNNNNNNNNNNNNNNNNNNNNNNNNNNNNNNNNNNNNNNNNNNNNNNNNNNNNNNNNNNNNNNNNNNNNNNNNNNNNNNNNNNNNNNNNNNNNNNNNNNNNNNNNNNNNNNNNNNNNNNNNNNNNNNNNNNNNNNNNNNNNNNNNNNNNNNNNNNNNNNNNNNNNNNNNNNNNNNNNNNNNNNNNNNNNNNNNNNNNNNNNNNNNNNNNNNNNNNNNNNNNNNNNNNNNNNNNNNNNNNNNNNNNNNNNNNNNNNNNNNNNNNNNNNNNNNNNNNNNNNNNNNNNNNNNNNNNNNNNNNNNNNNNNNNNNNNNNNNNNNNNNNNNNNNNNNNNNNNNNNNNNNNNNNNNNNNNNNNNNNNNNNNNNNNNNNNNNNNNNNNNNNNNNNNNNNNNNNNNNNNNNNNNNNNNNNNNNNNNNNNNNNNNNNNNNNNNNNNNNNNNNNNNNNNNNNNNNNNNNNNNNNNNNNNNNNNNNNNNNNNNNNNNNNNNNNNNNNNNNNNNNNNNNNNNNNNNNNNNNNNNNNNNNNNNNNNNNNNNNNNNNNNNNNNNNNNNNNNNNNNNNNNNNNNNNNNNNNNNNNNNNNNNNNNNNNNNNNNNNNNNNNNNNNNNNNNNNNNNNNNNNNNNNNNNNNNNNNNNNNNNNNNNNNNNNNNNNNNNNNNNNNNNNNNNNNNNNNNNNNNNNNNNNNNNNNNNNNNNNNNNNNNNNNNNNNNNNNNNNNNNNNNNNNNNNNNNNNNNNNNNNNNNNNNNNNNNNNNNNNNNNNNNNNNNNNNNNNNNNNNNNNNNNNNNNNNNNNNNNNNNNNNNNNNNNNNNNNNNNNNNNNNNNNNNNNNNNNNNNNNNNNNNNNNNNNNNNNNNNNNNNNNNNNNNNNNNNNNNNNNNNNNNNNNNNNNNNNNNNNNNNNNNNNNNNNNNNNNNNNNNNNNNNNNNNNNNNNNNNNNNNNNNNNNNNNNNNNNNNNNNNNNNNNNNNNNNNNNNNNNNNNNNNNNNNNNNNNNNNNNNNNNNNNNNCCTTTCACACAGAGCATCACCCGCCTTTCACACAGAGCATCACCCGCCTTTCACACAGAGCatcacctgcctttcacctTTCGGCCGTGGGTGGTGATAAATGTGTGCACGTCCCACCTTGTGTCTCCTTCTCCACCCAGCTGTTGATTTTGAGCCGGGCTGCTTCGGAGCTCCCGCTGAAGTCCACCGTCTCCAGCTCTGCGTCGTAGTGCTTCCTGGTTTGTTCCAGGAAATCCTGAAACCAAACAACATATTAAACAAAacgactcttttttttccagctttgaGGTTCTTGCAGTCAGATTTATTAGGAATTTCTGCAGTCGCCGCTTAGCAGACTCCTCTGATTGATTGCAAATAAAACCACACCTGCGTGTTCACACACACCTCAACAAACTGGTAGGACTGATCTCCGAACAGCCTGTTTGCGACGCTCAGGGCGTACGGAGCATCGGCCTTGTTGAGCTGCCTCAGCAGCGTGGCGAAGTCGGAGTGGACGGCGTCCTGCATATCCTTCGTTTGCAGGCTCTGgaaaccaaaaaacaagaattactGGACATGCAGTGAATATCAGGTCAGGTCTGAGtgatgagacaaaaacaggaggaCAGAAGACATGACCATCAGGGGAACAGATTAATActtgggtttttaaaacaagctgtCCCATAAGAACCTTaagttaaagcaaaaatattcaaccataaatgtatgttatggttaaaaaaagcacactttAGGAATCTTAAAGAGAACCCATGAACCAAACCTGAACAGCCCCAAGTTGTCCCTCCACCGtgttatttacacacaaacatccaagtctaacattttattaaaacttccacatttctttaaaatcaacaaGACGTCTCCCATCGAAACAAAGTGAGCAGAACTTATTTTCTGTTGTCAGAGATATCAGAACCTGACAGAGTTGTTAAGTCTTATTTCAGCAGCTGCTTGtagaagataaacaaaaacaatccacaCTTCCTGTGTGTccgtgtctctttcctgtcctctctcaCCCCAGCCAGTCCCGAGccgagcctggttctgctgcaggtttcttaatgtaaataaagtgaacttAAAGCAGCAACATGTTGATGTGTTGTAATAAAAGTGTTGGAGGCGTACACAACCCCCACAGAAGGAAGGCTGCTCCCTTGGATGAACATTTACCTGACAGTTCAGGACAAAGTGTATAAAAGAGATGAAATATATCAAAGTATAAAGAAAGCAGAGGAAACAGAAGGTCTGGAACCACCACCTTTTTTCTCCAGAGACCCACAGACTATCTGTTAGTAACATTAATGACCACTCCCTGCATTATCGGCTTTTTGAACACCTTCAGAAAATCCGGCACGTGGCACCGGCCGTGCTGTTGCATCTGCATCGGCATCTTCATCTGCGCCTGCGTCTGCATCCGAGGAGCTCCTGAATGCTTCGGCTTCTCAGAGAAGCAGAGAACCTAGAGGTGAGATTTGTGGCGGCCGTCGTTAAATCAGACACCAGCTCTGTAATCTGTCTGCAGAGACACTCttaaactttacatttgaatagaagattttatttaaaatgaacattattCCCTGAATGAAGTCACTGAATCATCTTAATGTCTTGATATTTCAGCTTCACTGCGTCACTGTAACGGTAGGAAAAGTTGCAGCTGGATCAGCCCCGAGCCGACAATCATAAAAACCTGGGCAGAGTCTGAGCAGGACTGATGGTTTCTGCAGACGGGAGCAGATGAACCCGGTGAGTCACACTTCTAACTAACATGAGgactcagctgcagcttccaCTCCCATCGCTTTCATCACCACGTCTTCGTGAAGCTCAGAGTTCAACTCTGACAGAGCTGATAGAAACGCTGCAGCTGGAGTCTGACTGTTCAGGTCAGCTCGAAAATGGATTTAAAGCAGAGCCTAAACCCAAGAGGAACTCTAATAAACCAGAAGCTGGAGGTTCTTGATCCTTTACTGTACGTCTATCAGGGGCacaagaaatcaaataaaaggttttaagtttgctaattttaaaatcagacagCATTCCTGCACGACCCTGTGACATTCCTCGGGTTTATCAGAGATTAGAGAGTACTGCAGGCATACTTGCAGCGTCCTGCAGGCTGCGagtcaaataaaaagtctgattaAGTTTGAATCAGAATGATATCAGGGCTGCATAATATTAAGAAAACCTGTCTCCACTCAGCTGATTAGAActaaaaccagttttaaagCTCCCGTGTTTCCTCTGAACCAGCAGATCTGGCTTTGCTTCATTGTGGAGTGCTTTAGATTccattttctgctcctttcctgatgtgtcagttagcaaaaagcAACTAGATTGACAACTAAGCCTAACCCTCGACCTGATTCAGCAAAACTGCCTTATCAGGAGTTTCTGGTTGgacttttaacactttttgtaatatttctttaacagtaaaagtcagtttttatgtatttgaagCACAATAGTTGTAAGTAAGTGGGGTGTTTTCAGGCGCTGGTCCAAGTCTGAACTTTGGAGACTTTTCCAAACATTTCTGACCCCCGTCAGCAGACTGCGCTGTTTGTGGAGCAAAGGATTAATAATCAAGTATTGCACAGCACTGACTAACTTCCTGATGACTCACTGGTCAAATGACTTTCCCCTCTCACCTTTTGTTAATTCACAACCACTCCCGCTTTCTCACAGTCGTGCATGACTGCATCGTTTTTACGCAACTTGTGACACAATCACCTGAAAGAGTTAAAGCTG includes the following:
- the pigm gene encoding GPI mannosyltransferase 1 isoform X2, producing the protein METFLSKLTEKRVLFTSSLVVRLVLVAYGDYQDRNMAVKYTDIDYQVFTDAARFVTQGESPYSRSTYRYTPLLAWLLTPNIYLSLLFGKILFIVCDVLSGVLIHKILRLRGLSCKAAGQISSLWLLNPLPVGVSSRGNAESILAALVLGVLLCKEAGHLVWAAVLYGLSVHMKIYPITFGLPIALSLRTLQEGKGGRAWKTSVAFIRSFLNRELLIFTSVAGGVFLLLTALFYFTYGWEFLHETYLYHLTRRDIRHNFSPYFYMLYLTADGRWSFGLGLAAFLPQLVLLMAASWAFHRDLAFACFLNTAVFVSFNKVCTSQYFLWYLCLLPLVIPNLSLSVKRGLGLLLLWFAAQNADMACGGKRKKIAEAFGFDHALPP
- the pigm gene encoding GPI mannosyltransferase 1 isoform X1; translated protein: METFLSKLTEKRVLFTSSLVVRLVLVAYGDYQDRNMAVKYTDIDYQVFTDAARFVTQGESPYSRSTYRYTPLLAWLLTPNIYLSLLFGKILFIVCDVLSGVLIHKILRLRGLSCKAAGQISSLWLLNPLPVGVSSRGNAESILAALVLGVLLCKEAGHLVWAAVLYGLSVHMKIYPITFGLPIALSLRTLQEGKGGRAWKTSVAFIRSFLNRELLIFTSVAGGVFLLLTALFYFTYGWEFLHETYLYHLTRRDIRHNFSPYFYMLYLTADGRWSFGLGLAAFLPQLVLLMAASWAFHRDLAFACFLNTAVFVSFNKVCTSQYFLWYLCLLPLVIPNLSLSVKRGLGLLLLWFAAQGIWLAPAYFLEFEGYNTFTLIWLAGLLFLVVNCFILVQIISHYEPARTPRRPKAE
- the LOC108235298 gene encoding leukocyte elastase inhibitor isoform X1; protein product: MASSSPLSKANTTFCLDLFKKLGDKDKTENVFCSPFSISSALAMVMLGARGNTATQMSEVLCFSEKPKHSGAPRMQTQAQMKMPMQMQQHGRCHVPDFLKSLQTKDMQDAVHSDFATLLRQLNKADAPYALSVANRLFGDQSYQFVEDFLEQTRKHYDAELETVDFSGSSEAARLKINSWVEKETQDKIKEILGQGAVNSLTKLVLVNAIYFKGDWNKQFVASATRDTPFKLNKNETKSVKMMYQKSKFPLTYISEADCQILEMPYKGKELSMLIFLPNNMEDNTTGLEKLEKQLTYENFVEWTRPDMMDNVEVQVGLPRFKMEAKYDLKTFLIIMGMVDAFDVRKSDFSGMSPANDLFVSEVYHKAFVEVNEEGTEAAAATAAVMMLRCAMRPSIFIADHPFFFFIRHNPSMSVLFAGRYCSPE
- the LOC108235298 gene encoding leukocyte elastase inhibitor isoform X2, which encodes MASSSPLSKANTTFCLDLFKKLGDKDKTENVFCSPFSISSALAMVMLGARGNTATQMSESLQTKDMQDAVHSDFATLLRQLNKADAPYALSVANRLFGDQSYQFVEDFLEQTRKHYDAELETVDFSGSSEAARLKINSWVEKETQDKIKEILGQGAVNSLTKLVLVNAIYFKGDWNKQFVASATRDTPFKLNKNETKSVKMMYQKSKFPLTYISEADCQILEMPYKGKELSMLIFLPNNMEDNTTGLEKLEKQLTYENFVEWTRPDMMDNVEVQVGLPRFKMEAKYDLKTFLIIMGMVDAFDVRKSDFSGMSPANDLFVSEVYHKAFVEVNEEGTEAAAATAAVMMLRCAMRPSIFIADHPFFFFIRHNPSMSVLFAGRYCSPE